A region of the Candidatus Poribacteria bacterium genome:
GATCAAGCCTTTCGGCCAGCCTCTGACATCTGAACTTAAACGGCGCCACGATCCTTATGTGGACCACATCGCTCTCATCTCTGAGGACCGCCTGGCCGCCTCTTCCGACGATCACCACATTCCCACGCCTGTGGAGATCTTTTATGGTGGCGGTTATAAATCTGACGAACTCCTCCCTTTCCAGCGAGGGGAGATCCGTGGAGCACACCTCAAGAAGGGCAACGCTGGGCAGGTAATAAGGGGCGCCGCTTTCCAGATAGGCCGATCCTATCCCCAGATAGGAGGTGTATTTCTCGGATGAGAAAAGCTTGGAGAGAAACCTGGATATGGGGCTTTCGGCCCTATCATCGAAACGTTCGACCTCTGATTCCGGAACGCTTGCGCGCCTGGCCACCTCGGAGATCAGCTCCTTGTTGACGTGATCGTACCCCAGTCTTTCGGCGAGCTTCAAGGCTATCTCATCGCCTCCGCTGGCATGTTGTCTGGAGATGGTAACCACGGCCAAGCTCTCACCCCCTGGAAGGATCATCCGCTAAAGTATAGCACCTACGCTGTTACTTTGGCAAGCAAGGGGGGGCGAGGCATTCCACACCTGAATGCCTCGCCCCTACCATATCCGTTTACCCGATGTGGACGGGTTTACCTGTGCTCATCGATTCGTTAGCGGCGAGGGTGACCTTCAATGTTCCCAGACCATCCTCATAATCGCACATAATCGGGGAGGAGTCCCCATCTTTAATCGC
Encoded here:
- a CDS encoding cytidylate kinase-like family protein; the protein is MAVVTISRQHASGGDEIALKLAERLGYDHVNKELISEVARRASVPESEVERFDDRAESPISRFLSKLFSSEKYTSYLGIGSAYLESGAPYYLPSVALLEVCSTDLPSLEREEFVRFITATIKDLHRRGNVVIVGRGGQAVLRDESDVVHIRIVAPFKFRCQRLAERLDLPLKEATERLKEMDEGRMNFLKQCFNVNPNDLSLYHMVINAAKVDRETAVRFIADLVRSTEVER